AAAAATGCACTGTTGAGCCGGGTTTCGCTGAAGCTCAAGCCCAGCGACGCACAATGGGTGAAGTTGGCGCCGGTCAGCTTGCAGTGGGCAAAACCGGCCTGGGACAGTTTGCTGCGCTGCCAGCGAGTGTTATTCAGGTCGCAGCTGTGGAACTGCGCTTCCAGCAGGTTTGCCGCCTCGAATATGGCGTGGGCGGCGCGGCAACTGTTCCACTGGGTGCCTTCAAGGCGCGAACCGAGAAACGAGGTCTGCACCAGGATGCAACGCTCGAACACCCAGTGGTCCAGCACCATCCGCGACAGATCGGCCCCACTCAAGTCGACGCCAATCAGGCGCAACGGCCCGCTGTGCTGGTCGATCAGGTCTTCCAGCGCATCGCGTTGCAAGCTGCCGCCGTCGATATCGGTGTGCTGCATGGGGCCTCCGGGCAAGTATCGATGAAAAACCA
The sequence above is a segment of the Pseudomonas sp. R76 genome. Coding sequences within it:
- a CDS encoding pentapeptide repeat-containing protein, translating into MQHTDIDGGSLQRDALEDLIDQHSGPLRLIGVDLSGADLSRMVLDHWVFERCILVQTSFLGSRLEGTQWNSCRAAHAIFEAANLLEAQFHSCDLNNTRWQRSKLSQAGFAHCKLTGANFTHCASLGLSFSETRLNSAFLSGLSFARTVLNNLDFSDSDLSDADFRKAELIDCSLAHARINGANFAGADLRGADLSGFRLNDAKLFKGAVISKAQASMLLSELGLSVA